AAAGGAGCCAAAGATTGAGATCTGATCTTAACATTTTCCTTCTTCATTAACAGCTTTAACTCTGGCTCTGCTGTCGTTTCAATAGAAAACCAGTTCAGCATTAAAAATAGctcagaagggaaaaaaataacttgTAATCTTTAAATCCCACAGCTTTAGGTTATTTTTAGTTACTGGTTATTTAATGGAGCTTTTAATCACTCATTGGACAAAAGCCTTTCAGACCTTAAAGTGAGAGGTGGCATCAAGTTCATGGGTGGTTGGCTTAAAGATTGAAGAACACTTCAGATTCCCAATGCTCACCTTGGCCATGACTTCTGGGTCGGGGTCTTCGATGGGGTCTGCCCACTCCACGGTCACGAGGTTGCCCCAAACTTTCACCTTGCCGCTCATTAGCCGGCGACGGGCCTGAGCGGCCGTTTTGTGGTCTTCATACTCTAAGAAGCAGAAGCCTCGGTTCTTCTTTTTGTCGTCGGGCTGATGGTAGAGTATGACATCACTCAGGCCCTCTGggtgaagaaagaaaacaaaaacattgccTGTGGTTCAATATTAAGAGTCTGGGTGTTTATGAGCAGAATAACGAGAACAGCAGGGCattcttagaaaaacaaaactgtcagaAAGCATTACCTGTGACTTTGGAAAACTCTTCaacaatctgctcctttgttttactcttGGGAATTGAACCAACAAATAGCCGGTTGTTGGCGACAGATATGCACACCCCGATGTGCTTGCCAGGGCGAATCTCATGATTATTGCACTGCAAAAAATAAAGCCGATGAACTCTCATTAGATTCAAAACCTTTCCAGCACACAGGTTTTTGGGGTAAATTGACCGATTCTCATACAGCACTTCATACAACACGCCTCATTCACGCATTCATGCAGCACTTTTCTCTATGGTTTTCATGCGAAAGTGCTTTATATCTAATATTCACACAGATTCATGAGCAACCTGGggttagcatcttgcccaagaatatttggcatgcagactggagcagggaTCGATCCACCAGCCCAACCCATTCCAATCAGAATATAACCCACTTCACCTTCTGAGCTACAGCTTTCTCCGTTACACAGTGGCAGGTCTCCTGAACGCCGTCACTTTCTAGAAAAGCGACCTGCTCAGCCGTGCGCTCCTGACAAACTCACCAGCTTCACGGCCTCCTGGGCCCCCTCTTTACTGCAGAACGTGATGAAGGCATAGCCCCGGTTCAGGCTACTCAGCGGATCCATCATTAGCCGAAGGTCCCAGATCGGACCGGCCTTCTCAAACAGAGGAACCAGCTCGTCTTCGTACAGATCACGGGGAATCTTCCCAACAAAGATCTACAAgaggacaaaaaagaaagaaggatatTCTAAATATAAACACCCACAAGCAGCTGGTtttattgaatatttattaGTTAACCAGCTGAAAATGGTTTCATTTCAACAGTGCGGTTTATGTTAATTAGGAGTTACTCTTAAAGTTGCTTCAGTGAAGCGgtctgaaaacacttcatgtctGTGCAGCTTTTTCCTATAAACGCTGCCCAACAGGAAAATCACATTTTAAGCCTTTTTAAACACAGGCATGTTAAAAATCTCAGTAAAGTTATATTGATATAAAATATGCACGGGAAATATTTGCAGTCTTATGCATCCTTGCATTTTGACATTGGTAAACACTGAGACAGTGTCGGGTTAGCTTGTGCTGCACActttttaagaagtttaaaactGGCTATGCTCAGTCCTGTGATAATGCCGAAACAAATATTACTGCACCATAACTCATGAAAAGCGAAGAAAAACCTCGTGTGAGATACTGATATTCAGGAGGAGAACATGTGAGGAGATAAAGGTGACCACACTGTGTGGAGAACCCTACGTAAAAACAGCTGAAGGGAAAAACTAGGCAGAAATAACTGAGCTGGACCGTCAGGGGCCTTCTGCACAAACGCCTCATCTGTTAAGACGAGTTAACCGGTGCTAGTATCGGACCACAGGAACTACGGAGAATGCTGAAACTGTTCATGCTATAGAAGAACTGACAGCCCAAACTTTGCTGGATTAAGTGGAGATTAGTAAAGAAATGCTCCTTGTTCTGCACCGTTACGCGACTGTATGACAGGCCGTGAATAAACTGAGCAGTGCATTCGTTCCCCCCGTCCACGTGAAGCCAACGACACGCCAACAATTCACATCAACATCTACAGATCCAAATCCCACATCACATTGCGAGACCTGTCACAGCGAAGTCAGCATATCTAAATACACCAAACACACCAGTGCGGAGCTAAAACTCAAAGTACATCTCGTTAGGTCCTCGGTTTGATTTATACATCTTTTTTCCTCAGCAGTGAGAAACTGATACCTCGTATAATTTTCACCTCGTTAAAAGAAACTCGTTCTGCTTCTTGTTCTTCCCAACACTTTTTATAAATCAAACTCAGTGTTGATGTATCAGTTTTAAAACCTCTGTAAATATATTATTTCAGACCAAATATTGTCAAAATGATTACTTATACTTAAGATTTTATAAACCACCACCAGACTTTAGTTATGTTTATGCCTGTTCAGCAGAGCAGTAATTCCTGCTTCACAGGATCTGATGAAGTGAATCTTGACGCCACTCTGATCGTGGGTTTAACCATTTAAAGCACCTGTCTGTGCCTGCCTTTTATTTACAGCTTCCTGATTTCAAAACAACCAAATTCTCCAATGACATGATGTAAAAATGTAACACCTAGAGCAACATGTCAGGAAATAATTCAAGACCCTATTTTCTACAAATTGACGAGGAGTACCTCTGTGCCGACAGGGGGCTGAGAACCCGAGTACACGGACTCTGGCGGGGGTCCGCCGTATTTCCTCTGGCCGGTTGTAACATCGAGTGTGTAGCTGGTTCTCTCGAGGAGTTCTTTGATTTTAGCCTCATCTGGTCCTTTGATGGAGTCTGAAACTTTAGTCccttgtttctctctctgtctgtaagTCTTCATCACCCCACAGAGAAAGGCACTTTTATTCTGGGGAATaagaaacagcagaaaattAGAAACCTGGACATTTAGCTGCCGTTAGGGggtaaaaataaacagcagagtGTTCCCTTCATGTCTCGCATGATTTAAAACTCACCTGCACGTGTGACAGGTCGCTCTCTTTGAACTGCACCAACACTTGCAGGGCTCCATCTTCGTTGAATTCTTTCAAAGCCTCAATAGCCCTTTCATCGAGGTCACCGTGTGCTACCAGGCCTGACGAACACAAAACACACCTCAAAATAACTGGCAAACGCACATGACCCCACCAGAAACACCCCCATACGACATTAGAAACCTGATCAACTTCATCAATACTCAGCACAGGTGAGAAGGTTCACAGAGGCAGTGGGACTCATGCAGTTGTGCAACAGAGGATTGAGGATCATCAATGTGATCCAAAAGGAAGCAAAGTAAAACAGCTGAAGGTATGAAGCAGTTTCATTATTATGGACATCAAAGTTTTCCTGTCATACTGCCAGGTTTCAGGAGGCTGAAGAAGCCCGGAGGTCTCCTTTCAGTGTTTGTCACCATCTGCTGGAGGTTCAGACAGTCCTGCCGACCTGCTGCGGACACACAGCTGCTCTTTTGTTCCTGCCAGCTGGCCTCCATCTACCTTCACTCAGGCCTTTGTAGTAACAGGAGTTCTTTCATTTGATCCGATTTCTATACTTCAGTGTGACAATGATCAATCTGATGCTCCCTCAGCCATCTGTCAGCAGCTGATACGACTGGTTTAACTACTTTGAATCAGCTCCCTGTTCACTGTTGTTCAGTTAGGGTGTTGCTTAATTCACTGTcattgttttatgtttattaCTGGTTAACAAAATAACCAGTAAAGACACTAAAAAGAGTTAAAATTGCTCTGAATTACAAATTTCATTAACTTGTGCTGACATTCCTTCAGGAGCAGGAAGGTTTTAGTGGTAATTAAACACTAATAAACATACCTGAACAGCAAAGGAGAACGTGGCAGAGGATTTCAAAGAGTTCATGACAAATATTTTAACTCAGTCAAACTCAACTTTGGTTCACGGGCCACCCCATGTCATCTCAAGCAGGCTAGACCAGCACACCACTCCTGTGTGTGTAATGTTTGCATCACCTCTCCAGGTACTGTACTACATTTCATTCACAAATTTCAGATACTACTGACTTTCACACTGTGGGCTGAAAACGGAGGCAGGGCATTCTCTTACCTGCTACATAAAGTTCATCCAGCTTCTCAGCGACATTCTGAGGTAAACCTGCCTCCAGTAAAGCCTGGAAGTGTTCCGAGTGGGTCACCTCGGCTGTAGTGTCCATCGGCTCCTCCGTCCCGTTCCCGTTAACGTGATCTGTGGCCATGTCTTCAGACATCTGCGCAGAGAAGTGAGCAAACATTTACCACCAGCAGCAACGCACTCGTCGGACTGAAGTGGGACAATAACATCAAGCGTGCAGTTTGGCGCCATCGTCCACTTGGTTTACAGGCAAGTCCTGCGGACGCTGCGAAACTAACACCACGTGTTAGACGCCAGCGGAAAAACAAACTTGCCCAAACAGCACACAAACAAGCAGCTAAGCAGTGAGCAGAAAAGGCGGCATCCATGTAGTCACCACGCCTCTGTGAGCTAACATCTGTGGCTCATACAGATCACAGGCCTCACCGAGCGCGGTACGCATGGAAGTGCAAAATGCACGAGATTAGCATTAATTAAACAAGGTCCAAAGGTCAAGCACGTGCAATTTGTGGTGGTTCCGTGTGTTTGGCCCATTACTCATAACGTAGAGCACATTTATTTTCCCAACAGTGAATGCAAACAGGCCCGTTTTTTTCCAAAATGCCGGTTAGCCATGAAAACGAGCTGCTATGCTAACAGCAGCCGGTCGTGCAACGCATCGAACATTAGCGTGCAGAAAGCTGCAGGTTAATGGCCGAATTTAACATCCCCTCTCGTTGCCTCGGGAGCGTACGTACCATGCGAATCTGAATTTGGGTGCACGATGCAGCTCCGCCGTGATTTAGGTAGTCCGAATGAGGGGAAGTTTTCACGCCGGGGATCTCAGGCTGGCTTCTTTACTCCCGGTGAAACAAAATGGCGGCTACGTAACGTCGCAAACTCCGCTTCTCCACCCCCCCCGCCCCTGCGTGTACGGGGCTTCTGAAACTGCTTTTCACGGGCTACTTTGGGGCTTCGAACGGTGGCGTTGAACCAGtgattctttattttattttattttatttaa
The genomic region above belongs to Pelmatolapia mariae isolate MD_Pm_ZW linkage group LG15, Pm_UMD_F_2, whole genome shotgun sequence and contains:
- the LOC134642844 gene encoding heterogeneous nuclear ribonucleoprotein Q isoform X2; protein product: MMSEDMATDHVNGNGTEEPMDTTAEVTHSEHFQALLEAGLPQNVAEKLDELYVAGLVAHGDLDERAIEALKEFNEDGALQVLVQFKESDLSHVQNKSAFLCGVMKTYRQREKQGTKVSDSIKGPDEAKIKELLERTSYTLDVTTGQRKYGGPPPESVYSGSQPPVGTEIFVGKIPRDLYEDELVPLFEKAGPIWDLRLMMDPLSSLNRGYAFITFCSKEGAQEAVKLCNNHEIRPGKHIGVCISVANNRLFVGSIPKSKTKEQIVEEFSKVTEGLSDVILYHQPDDKKKNRGFCFLEYEDHKTAAQARRRLMSGKVKVWGNLVTVEWADPIEDPDPEVMAKVKVLFVRNLANGVTEELLEKSFSEFGKLERVKKLKDYAFIHFEERDGAVKALEEMNGKELEGEPIEIVFAKPPDQKRKERKAQRQAAKTQMYDDYYYYSPPPHMPPPSRNRGRGGNRGGYAYPPDYYGYEDYYDYYGYDYHNYRGGYDDPYYGYDDFQAPSRGRGGSRGTRGGASPARGRGGSGAPRGRANFSQRGGPGPGRGGRGARGGVQLRGRGGVRGARGGRGGNVGGKRKADGYNQPDSKRRQTNNQNWGSQPIAQQPLQGGDHSAGKRGRGWS
- the LOC134642844 gene encoding heterogeneous nuclear ribonucleoprotein Q isoform X5, giving the protein MMSEDMATDHVNGNGTEEPMDTTAEVTHSEHFQALLEAGLPQNVAEKLDELYVAGLVAHGDLDERAIEALKEFNEDGALQVLVQFKESDLSHVQNKSAFLCGVMKTYRQREKQGTKVSDSIKGPDEAKIKELLERTSYTLDVTTGQRKYGGPPPESVYSGSQPPVGTEIFVGKIPRDLYEDELVPLFEKAGPIWDLRLMMDPLSSLNRGYAFITFCSKEGAQEAVKLCNNHEIRPGKHIGVCISVANNRLFVGSIPKSKTKEQIVEEFSKVTEGLSDVILYHQPDDKKKNRGFCFLEYEDHKTAAQARRRLMSGKVKVWGNLVTVEWADPIEDPDPEVMAKVKVLFVRNLANGVTEELLEKSFSEFGKLERVKKLKDYAFIHFEERDGAVKALEEMNGKELEGEPIEIVFAKPPDQKRKERKAQRQAAKTQMYDDYYYYSPPPHMPPPSRNRGRGGNRGGYAYPPDYYGYEDYYDYYGYDYHNYRGGYDDPYYGYDDFQAPSRGRGGSRGTRGGASPARGRGGSGAPRGRANFSQRGGPGPGRGGRGARGGVQLRGRGGEKGGEAGPDVLL
- the LOC134642844 gene encoding heterogeneous nuclear ribonucleoprotein Q isoform X3, whose amino-acid sequence is MMSEDMATDHVNGNGTEEPMDTTAEVTHSEHFQALLEAGLPQNVAEKLDELYVAGLVAHGDLDERAIEALKEFNEDGALQVLVQFKESDLSHVQNKSAFLCGVMKTYRQREKQGTKVSDSIKGPDEAKIKELLERTSYTLDVTTGQRKYGGPPPESVYSGSQPPVGTEIFVGKIPRDLYEDELVPLFEKAGPIWDLRLMMDPLSSLNRGYAFITFCSKEGAQEAVKLCNNHEIRPGKHIGVCISVANNRLFVGSIPKSKTKEQIVEEFSKVTEGLSDVILYHQPDDKKKNRGFCFLEYEDHKTAAQARRRLMSGKVKVWGNLVTVEWADPIEDPDPEVMAKVKVLFVRNLANGVTEELLEKSFSEFGKLERVKKLKDYAFIHFEERDGAVKALEEMNGKELEGEPIEIVFAKPPDQKRKERKAQRQAAKTQMYDDYYYYSPPPHMPPPSRNRGRGGNRGGYAYPPDYYGYEDYYDYYGYDYHNYRGGYDDPYYGYDDFQAPSRGRGGSRGTRGGASPARGRGGSGAPRGRANFSQRGGPGPGRGGRGARGGVQLRGRGGVRGARGGRGGNVGGKRKADGYNQPDSKRRQTNNQNWGSQPIAQQPLQGGDHSGKRGRGWS
- the LOC134642844 gene encoding heterogeneous nuclear ribonucleoprotein Q isoform X1 is translated as MMSEDMATDHVNGNGTEEPMDTTAEVTHSEHFQALLEAGLPQNVAEKLDELYVAGLVAHGDLDERAIEALKEFNEDGALQVLVQFKESDLSHVQNKSAFLCGVMKTYRQREKQGTKVSDSIKGPDEAKIKELLERTSYTLDVTTGQRKYGGPPPESVYSGSQPPVGTEIFVGKIPRDLYEDELVPLFEKAGPIWDLRLMMDPLSSLNRGYAFITFCSKEGAQEAVKLCNNHEIRPGKHIGVCISVANNRLFVGSIPKSKTKEQIVEEFSKVTEGLSDVILYHQPDDKKKNRGFCFLEYEDHKTAAQARRRLMSGKVKVWGNLVTVEWADPIEDPDPEVMAKVKVLFVRNLANGVTEELLEKSFSEFGKLERVKKLKDYAFIHFEERDGAVKALEEMNGKELEGEPIEIVFAKPPDQKRKERKAQRQAAKTQMYDDYYYYSPPPHMPPPSRNRGRGGNRGGYAYPPDYYGYEDYYDYYGYDYHNYRGGYDDPYYGYDDFQAPSRGRGGSRGTRGGASPARGRGGSGAPRGRANFSQRGGPGPGRGGRGARGGVQLRGRGGVRGARGGRGGNVGGKRKADGYNQPDSKRRQTNNQNWGSQPIAQQPLQGGDHSGNYSGYKSDNQEFYQDSFGQQWK
- the LOC134642844 gene encoding heterogeneous nuclear ribonucleoprotein Q isoform X4, yielding MMSEDMATDHVNGNGTEEPMDTTAEVTHSEHFQALLEAGLPQNVAEKLDELYVAGLVAHGDLDERAIEALKEFNEDGALQVLVQFKESDLSHVQNKSAFLCGVMKTYRQREKQGTKVSDSIKGPDEAKIKELLERTSYTLDVTTGQRKYGGPPPESVYSGSQPPVGTEIFVGKIPRDLYEDELVPLFEKAGPIWDLRLMMDPLSSLNRGYAFITFCSKEGAQEAVKLCNNHEIRPGKHIGVCISVANNRLFVGSIPKSKTKEQIVEEFSKVTEGLSDVILYHQPDDKKKNRGFCFLEYEDHKTAAQARRRLMSGKVKVWGNLVTVEWADPIEDPDPEVMAKVKVLFVRNLANGVTEELLEKSFSEFGKLERVKKLKDYAFIHFEERDGAVKALEEMNGKELEGEPIEIVFAKPPDQKRKERKAQRQAAKTQMYDDYYYYSPPPHMPPPSRNRGRGGNRGGYAYPPDYYGYEDYYDYYGYDYHNYRGGYDDPYYGYDDFQAPSRGRGGSRGTRGGASPARGRGGSGAPRGRANFSQRGGPGPGRGGRGARGGVQLRGRGGQEKGGEAGPDVLL